Genomic DNA from Channa argus isolate prfri chromosome 2, Channa argus male v1.0, whole genome shotgun sequence:
gatagaaaaagaaaaaaggttcaaTAAAGGATGATGAAGAAGTGGAGAACAAGTTGACTGTAGTGACAGCAGGCAGTGACAGTTCTCtccgtgtgtgtgcgtatgtgtgtgttctctgctCTCACCTGTCTTCTGGCGGACAGTGCTGATAACAGTGATtacgtgtacacacacacacacacacacacacacagccctgccTGACACCTGCTTCCAGTCAAACACAGCTTCACCTACTGAGAACAATGAACcacaggacagagacaaaaagcTTGAAggcacacactgacacaaagagAGCGAAGAAAGACTTAGAGGGTTGTGTGAGGAGagatagaaaaagagaaaacggtggagtgtttaaaaaaaaaaagttaaacaacaTGAGAACACAGaagtgagacaaagacagaaacatgaGTCTGCGTGCGTCCAGCCTGGTGGTGTGTGCTTGGTGTAAATAGCTCCATGTGGTGAACGTCAGCCAGGACAGACAGGCGACTGTCGCCAGCAAACTGTCTCTgtcatacacatacagacacacacacaccacaatcACATTCCCATGGGGAGGAATGTTGCAACGAAaccaacacatctcaaaacctACCCACAACCCCTTtcccctaaacacacacacgccataTAGCATGTGACTCATTGCTACTCAATTGAGTTGTCTGTCTTGTTGACATTATACATTCTATAGCCCCTTATTCACAACTAAACCCAACCCTAAAACTAACCTACCTGATCCCCAAACCTCAAGTTAGTTCATGTAAGAAAGTGTGGAAAGGtcaaaaatgtcctcacaacaatGATATAAAACGTTGGCATACAAGCacagaatgatatttacatacacacacagacccacacaaaCTGCACTTATACACACTctaatgtagaaaaacaaattgtcaaaCTTTGTGCGTACATTTCTGCATATTCACAAATATGTGTGcgaattattaaaattttatataCACAAGTCTCAAAATCTGCAAAATTCATTATAATAACACACACgcaaaacaaagattttgtgataaataaaatgaattagaGAAGTGTGCGGCACTGTAGCTAATCCATACACTTAGCTAACCCTCCTCCTACGGCTCTAATGCTCTGCCAGACAACATATTCAAATCAACGCCCAGCCCTAATTATTGTGCAGAAAACAGACGAGcagcaaaaatacaaattactaGACGTGAGTATGGTAAttaagcagtaaaaataaatggggCTACAACAAGCAACTAGCAGCATGATCATTTTCCCAGAGAATGGGAGAGCACAGCTGACTTCCTGGTATCTGCGAGCGCTGACATGATACAAGCTGACTAAAGACTTTATAAGACcaaaaactgataaatgtggttgtgttttgaaaaaatatatggTTTTCATGAATTAAAATAACCTGCAGCCTAAATTTCCTTTTTCATCTGTACATTGTTGTGCAAAACTGGTTGGAACATCTCACAGCTACTGAGGTTTATTAATTCATCGCACTGCATACCCCTGCTGTTTATTGTAAACCTTTATTACCTTTATTTATCTTTaatgtattttgcttttgtgttggtGTGGTTCTTTTCTGGGGTGGTTCTGTCATTTCTTTGGTGCCGAAAGCAGCTGCAACAATGCAAAGTAATTTCCCTCTGtgattaataaagttgtttcaaGCTAAAAAAAACTTCCATATCATGATTGTCTGTAAGGATGGAGTAAGGCACATCATCTGTGAAAGACTGCATGGGAAAAGAATTCCACAAGAATTTAGGGATTTAATCATCCACTGTACGTGATTCAATTTAAACGATTCCGAGAATCCAGAGAAATCAAGGTTGGACTGAGATGAAGtagaaaactgtcctgtggtctgaaaagtcaaaaatggaaatgatgTGTCCTCATGCTTAAGATCAAAGGGAGCAACTGATCAACACTATTCTATATTTGGCGCAACATCCAGTATGTTTCCATGCAGACAGCATCTTTTTCCGGGAAGGCCTTGATTATTTTAGCAAAGATaatgtcaaaccacattctgcaacCATCTGGTTCAGTAGTAAAAGAGCCTAGGTGCTAGGCTCAGTTTTGTTAAAGAAGAGCAGATGCAACACAGCGTTAGAAATTCCTCTGCCTGCcgcagcttttctttttttaaagtgttgctggcatcaaattcaacatgagcaaaatctaaaaaaaaaaaacaatcacatttctctgcttcaaCCATGTTTCAAATCATATGCAAATCATTGCACTctgattttattcatattttagatATCCTACATTTTCTAGAAATGTTTGTTCCTTAAATCAAAACCAAACTCAAAGACACATTCAAATTCTAAGAAGATAACCACATAAAAAAAGTAATGTCTGcaaataaacaagaaataaacaaattctaCTAAAAAGTGCTCCTCCAGAAATAGAAGTACAACTTCAAATTTTAAGTTGGACTACTGAGAACATTCTCTAAAAAGCACTTTTTATAGTAGTAaagaagtacaagtactttacTTATTTCTCTGGGCAAGTAACTCTAACTGTGTCTCTGAGTACTTTAAAAACAATGGGAACCTGATGCTGAAGTAACTAAATTAATCTGAGTCacgtaaataaataaatgtacttattttatCTAtgaatgtagtggagtaaaagtaaagtattaCAAAATGGagtatatgtgtttttatatttgcttttacCTAACCTCGATATGCTGAAGCTCTCGGAGGGATTTCAGTCTCAGACACACAGCCTGACTCAGGTAAGAATCTACATCCTCTAGAGACAATGTCTGCACctgaaaatgcacacacacacacgcgcacgcacgcacgcacgcacgcacgcacacacacacacacacacacacacacacacacaaacacagaataataTATGGTTAACCAATACAATCACATCCCAGTTTGTCTTCTGCGTGGGTCCAGTTGTTTTGTCTGCTCTTTATGCATCAGttcaacagaaaaagaaacaatgttgaatgcagaaaaaaaaaaaccttcctggttgtgttcaaaacaaacaaaccccgAAGCTATTTAAACAGAATGTGAATGCAGCAGTGATTAGACAACAACAGCTACTGCTGGCTCTCTGCCTGCGTCTTCCTCATCTTTGTCTACTCGTCCAATGTTCCATCTGACCAGTAGCTCATTTGACTGTCTCTTGgctatttattcatttaaatcaCTGGATTCCACTGTCCTGGTGTCTGTCACATCAAATGTTTGTTGGTATCCATTAATGCCTGCTCTTCTTGACTCTTTCTACATGCAGCACTATATTGTAAAATATCTTGCAAAAATAAGTGTCACTAACAAAGGCCTagtatttgtaaaatgtttgtgcgttacttttgtaaaaacaacacaggtTCTTCATAGCAACCAAATATAATTATAAGAACTCTTTGAAGAACTAATCAGACTTATAGGCTGCAATTTTACAGTGATCTGAGGTTATggtggaaacattttacagttgcTTCATAAGCACATTTTAGAACCTTAGGACCACAATTGAGATTAAATTCTTTGAATAGAGAACTTTGAAAAGGAGACTTTATTGAGTAAATTAAGACTCATCTGGTACATAGTTGATAAATTAGCACATactttttgtttatcttttgcCGAGTGATGCATGAACCTTTATCCAGGCAATGTGATCCTTTGATCTCTGTTGGGGTAAAATACAGTCTGAAGACGTCAATGCAAAATGAGACATTACAAGAAGATTGCAAACAGCACAAATGTTTATAGTTAAAACTCCATAAACACAATAAGGACAGGAGAGCGTTGAGGTGCATTCAGAATTGCCCTTGGCTTGTTTTTAGATCCAGTAAGAGGAATTAAAAGGACCAATGTCTGTGGTTGAACTAAGCACTCACTCTTTTAGTTATCCTTTgttaaacagcaacagcaaaaccatatatttaaaggataacttccgtcattttttaaatttattcgtattttcaacaatccccatacagacacCGAACCCAACCATCAATTGCCTACGCTCACATTTAGActctgtcagcctgcagcctaaATGTACTTTTCATCTGTACTACAGACCTCCATTGTTGTGCAAAAATGCTCAAAAACAGATCCGCCAGACAAGCTGCTCCAGTGGGTGACATGCATCTTAATTCCAAACTGAGAGGTGGAAGCTTTTTAACAAAATTTGCACATGTAAGGTTGATGATCTTTCTTCAGACTGCTACACAACATTATGGGAAATCAGAGTATGTTAACGAGTTATGTGTTCATTATAAAACACCATGTGTTTTATAATGAACTggagctgtgtgtatgtggatgatgcgttaataataatttttctaCAACAATGTAGGTCCACGGCCAGGACGCATAAGCTATTGCAGGTTGTAAACTGACAGACTTTATCTATAAGTAAAGGCTGTATggacattgttaaaaatattaaaaatcaagaaaaatgactaaagtcaaactttaaaactacagaagggaaaaaagggaaaaaaatgtaaaagtacaaatcaATATTGTATAAGGCCTTTGACCAGACAAACATGCTGTGGACAGATGTGGGTGAGTGCTGATGGCATTAAAACCACGCTCAAGAGGGATAATGGCTAGAAAACATCACAAAGCAAACTGTCAACATGTCCTGTTTAACTTCATATCACACGTtgacagaagacaaaaataattgttatccatgtgttatttatgttattCCCAAATCAAAAGCTGTCTTGTTCGTTTGTCACCAAATACATTTTgccattcattttctgtttacatAAATCAGGTGAAGCTTTAGTACACCTACACCAGCTTATCTTGGCTCAAAATACCTAAATACAAACAAACCCTATTATACTTAGCTGTTTCATTTTACAGCTTAACTTATTCATTGAATGCCTAACAGatgtttacataattttttcTGCATGGCTGCCCAATAAGCCCCGAGCTAAGGCTGGATGGAAGGAGTTGCTCTGTCATGTGTTTTCTTCCTTCAGGTGTTAGTAACCAGTGAAAACTATCGAAACAGAACAAAAGGTTATTGCTACCTGGAGGACTATGTAAGTCACCAGACACAGGGCAGCCAGGAGAGAGTCTTCAACAGCTCCATACAGCTCTGAGAATTCCTGGCAGTCAAATATTGAAAGGAAGGATGTCAGGCGCAGGGCAGAAACCTCAGGACCACTGCCAAACCACAACAGGTCCAGACTGGGACGATCACCTACAAATGTAGACAGATTTAGGGGAAAAAAGATGccatgtattattattattattacgttTATTTATCAAGGATCACGTACAAGAACATTCTTGTCATACAATGAGATAATTTTATCAGATTTAACAAATGGCTTATTTCCATCTGCAGTGTCTGGGCAGGTACAcataatacacaataaaaaatatgtagtcaaacataatttcataaatacaaattcaaattgCACAAGAACTCTTGCGTTCCAACACTACACATTCTCTGCCTGActaccacatgcacacacacacaatctcccCTTCATCCTCTTAAGCAATCAAAATGTTGACTATGTAGACATCAGACACAATAAAAAGAAGtctacaaatatatttaaagtaataGTAAGATTGTTTCGTTTCTTAATGCTCTTAAATGAGAAGTCGgattgtgcaaaaacaaaacttgtttgACTTTGAGGCCCTGGTCATCTGTTCTAAGCGTAGTTGTACAAAATTGGAATCTGAACACCAAACAAACATCAGATCACaagattgtatttttaaaattcaacattAAGAATTTAATCTTTAAGGTACTAATGACATCTTTAAGGTAGCAGTGTATTCTGCTCGACTACTTTTTAGGGTTGTTTGAACTTCATCAATAGATTGGAAACGGTTTAATCTGGATTCTGTTCTAGCCTGAGCCTAACAATGCAGAACCACGTATGATAAGAAACTTGCAGATACAGCACATGGGAGGCTGACTGGGACAGGGTGGACCATGTCAGGTTCCTTCAGGGAGTTGCCAGGGTAGACAAACCATTCCTTAATTACTGGAAGGTCCACAGGGCTGCCTGAAAACATACGAAAACATCACACCACTGTGTGGAGAAGACAATAAACATTCCTGTCTTTTAAATTTGACTCTGCGCATGGTGGGGTGCATTTATGACCTAATATATGAATTGAGTTTTCTGTCCTACCATCACGCCCGAGCAGAAGCAGCAGTCCGTAGATGTGCTGTCTGCAGGCCTTGTAGACAAGAGCTTGAGGCAACAGTTCagcatcctcctcatcctccaaAGTGTTGCTACATTCAATAACACCCTCACATACAACACCATAAACCATGAAACCTTCTGCTGCTACATGCTTCTCTCTACAATCCTAGGGAAAAGCACACAGCAAAACGTATTTAGCCAATCTGGGATTTGGCACTGTCAAAACTGAAGAAACGTCCACGTTATGTGTAGCTGATACATAACATACCTTTACTATTTGTGGACTAACATATTtctcaaaagcagaaaaaagtgcCGTTCTGTGCCCACACTGAAGAGCTTTCTGACCAGGTAATAAGTAGGAGCAGATGCCCCTCTTCAGTAGTTCTTTTTGACGATCTGTTAGATTTAAAGACTGCGGGATATACACagtttcttcctcctctctgcccCACAAAGAGCTCACAAGCTGGGCTACTGCCAGCACCATCTGCCCCTGAGGAGCACCAGAGTGTGGTGCAGGATTGTTTTTCCTGggaaacaacaaagcaaagttGTCATCATCTGAAGTTTAACTAGTTAGACTCACTGTACGTAAACAATAttggagggttgcatcaggaagggcacccggcgtaaaaactgtgccaaaacaacatgcggacaacgatccgctgtggcgacactgaactcacaggaacTCACAACAGAACAAATCCCAAAGTTAAACCTCAGATACCTGTATATTGCCATTGCATTTTTCCTGATGTGCTGCATCTGCTCCTCTGACACCACATCATTCCCAAGGAGACAGGCCAGCAGTGGCAGCTGGTTAACAGCCAATCCAATGGCTTGACAGAACCTCTGACGGTCGTACAGGACAGTGGTCAGGCTGTTTATCCTTAGCTTTGCCACTGAGAAGTAGGGAGCactttgaaacacaaaaatacatgttCAGATCAATCAgttgattttaatttatcatCCCCAGATTATCTCATACAAAACCAATTTCCAATCTATGACCGTATCATCAGTCCAAGTCCTACTGCAGGTTACCTGGTCCAACAATTTTTACTTTGGATTTAGCTTGTAAAGTCCACTCTGTCTTTTGACTGTTTTTACTGGCACCTGCCATTTACTCACCAGGTTTCACATGATAAATTTTTCAAACCTGTCATAAATGATGAAATCGGAGTCCTGTCCCAGTATACCCATGCTGCCGTGCTGACGAGAGTAACTGGCAATCTCATAGTCAGCCTCCTGCTGAGAGCAGAAGACTTCCTGACCCAATGACCTGGAAACAATAGTAAAATATGTAAGAAGCTAAATCAAACATCATCTAATTATATACATTCTTTTCAATACATATGTATGTCCAGGAGGTTTACTGCATTTTAAT
This window encodes:
- the fam120b gene encoding constitutive coactivator of peroxisome proliferator-activated receptor gamma produces the protein MGVKGLQYFLDSCFPEASVTVNLSDLARQHAAKRQQGCTTIANRPTLVVDGMACLRHWYSCKDWVCGGQWREYMNVLKTWVEAFTLAGIRLVFFFDGVVEEQKRPEWVKRRRRVNRDICKMFSHIKSHGGQPGRELFCLPSGLATFTRFALRSLGQEVFCSQQEADYEIASYSRQHGSMGILGQDSDFIIYDSAPYFSVAKLRINSLTTVLYDRQRFCQAIGLAVNQLPLLACLLGNDVVSEEQMQHIRKNAMAIYRKNNPAPHSGAPQGQMVLAVAQLVSSLWGREEEETVYIPQSLNLTDRQKELLKRGICSYLLPGQKALQCGHRTALFSAFEKYVSPQIVKDCREKHVAAEGFMVYGVVCEGVIECSNTLEDEEDAELLPQALVYKACRQHIYGLLLLLGRDGSPVDLPVIKEWFVYPGNSLKEPDMVHPVPVSLPCDRPSLDLLWFGSGPEVSALRLTSFLSIFDCQEFSELYGAVEDSLLAALCLVTYIVLQVQTLSLEDVDSYLSQAVCLRLKSLRELQHIELPFVSSRAVQLGSLYVRGLSHLLGANCASGCPLPSAALMPWHSFDGRLFHSKYLLAHGGTEKTVLLDNDSSCLSVFLHLREKLTETCRKRGRVLQSSPRCSAPEYSHKTAPGHRDRHTAWPSGSSEGWRERGETTGGSRPGGQWRERGEARGDPSEDENRERHFHPHPNYHGGAPQNVSCTRKQSRGRSHYSRGRQQLAPRWSHPPAPGT